In the Lascolabacillus massiliensis genome, one interval contains:
- a CDS encoding 2-oxoacid:acceptor oxidoreductase family protein, with translation MLQEIVIAGFGGQGVLSMGKILAYSGIMEGKEVSWFPAYGPEQRGGTANVTVIISDEPISSPVVNNYDVAIVLNQPSLDKFQDKVKPGGILIYDGYGINNKVQRTDINIYRINAMDESVKMENSKVFNMIILGGLLKISSMLKIENVMKGLKETLPERHHYLLPINEKAIIRGMEVVELENRAVLETV, from the coding sequence ATGCTACAGGAAATTGTAATTGCTGGTTTTGGTGGTCAGGGTGTTTTGTCGATGGGCAAGATACTGGCTTATTCAGGTATCATGGAGGGTAAAGAGGTGTCTTGGTTTCCGGCTTATGGACCAGAGCAAAGAGGGGGAACAGCAAATGTTACAGTGATCATTTCTGATGAACCAATTAGCTCTCCTGTTGTTAATAATTATGATGTTGCAATTGTTCTTAACCAACCATCACTAGACAAGTTTCAGGACAAGGTTAAGCCTGGTGGGATCCTTATCTACGATGGATATGGTATCAACAATAAAGTGCAGCGCACCGATATAAATATATATCGAATCAATGCGATGGATGAGTCGGTGAAGATGGAAAACAGTAAAGTTTTTAATATGATTATTCTGGGAGGATTACTCAAAATCTCTTCTATGCTTAAGATAGAGAATGTGATGAAAGGACTTAAGGAGACTTTGCCTGAGCGTCATCATTATCTGTTGCCGATTAACGAAAAAGCTATTATTCGTGGAATGGAAGTAGTGGAACTGGAAAACAGAGCAGTTTTAGAAACAGTTTAA
- a CDS encoding thiamine pyrophosphate-dependent enzyme: MNREDIVCPENLIYSKPDIMNENYMHYCPGCSHGVVHKIIAEVIKELGLQEKTIGIAPVGCAVFAYNYLDIDWQEAAHGRAPAVATATKRLLPDKMVFTYQGDGDLAAIGTAETIHTANRGENIAIIFINNAIYGMTGGQMAPTTLEDMKTSTSPFGRDTSSMGRPLKILDMLAQLDGVCLASRTSVHTAAAVKKTKRLIKLAFENSMAGKGTSIVEVVSTCNSGWKMTPAAANDWMVENMFPVFPLGDLKNV, translated from the coding sequence ATGAATAGAGAAGATATAGTATGTCCGGAAAATTTGATTTACTCAAAACCGGATATCATGAACGAAAATTATATGCACTACTGCCCGGGCTGTTCTCATGGAGTAGTACATAAAATAATTGCGGAGGTTATAAAAGAGCTTGGACTTCAGGAGAAAACAATTGGAATTGCACCTGTTGGTTGTGCAGTATTTGCGTATAACTATCTTGATATTGACTGGCAGGAAGCTGCTCATGGTCGCGCTCCCGCTGTTGCCACTGCGACAAAACGACTCCTTCCTGATAAAATGGTATTCACATACCAAGGTGATGGCGACCTTGCCGCAATTGGTACTGCTGAAACAATCCACACTGCAAACAGGGGTGAGAATATTGCCATAATATTCATAAACAATGCAATTTATGGTATGACAGGTGGTCAAATGGCTCCTACAACACTGGAGGATATGAAAACATCTACAAGTCCTTTCGGACGTGACACCAGCAGTATGGGTCGTCCTCTTAAAATCCTTGACATGCTTGCACAGCTGGATGGCGTTTGCCTGGCCAGTCGTACAAGCGTGCACACTGCAGCTGCAGTAAAGAAAACCAAGAGACTTATCAAGCTTGCATTTGAAAACTCAATGGCAGGTAAGGGCACATCAATCGTAGAGGTTGTTTCAACTTGCAACTCAGGTTGGAAAATGACACCTGCTGCAGCAAATGACTGGATGGTTGAAAATATGTTCCCGGTGTTTCCTCTTGGTGATTTGAAAAACGTTTAA
- a CDS encoding ISL3 family transposase: protein MIDYTSQTKYSNFSINKHSLQAIFGIPGVVFYDSVIRDNLIFLSARLKAKTAKCTCCGKRSKSVHSSYTRKLTDLSVTGRAVKIILKVRKFRCRSSSCTQTIFSEQHLPLTQRYSRLTERTTHYLQRLLVEVSSCKGEYISSLFSIKQSSSTCLRIVKSIEMPDYQELTTIGIDDWAYRKGKSYGTIIVNAINNRPVELLKSRDKEEVADWLKEHNSIQYITRDRSSSYSKAIKSGAPNAAQIADRFNLVKNLGDHISDEIRMGYKTIKNEWLAHRKSLYQSKENNSSSSSGGHEDTRDSQYNKNNNSVNHRKQEMFIRIHELKKHNYSQRAIAKALNINRNTVRYYFEMEELLPRAAIYYNNYGDFMDLIKECCNQGFNVRTIFVSIKKQGFKGNQTSFYQWFNRHFPEYQTKKRLPVPLGSSPIVYEATKFSGMSPNRLAIHLTNSEWGVSKETGECSKSHILAEEIINSSILLKNMREAYNTFREILNSKDELRLDQWLEKYKSTKIKRIKSFINGINHDLEAVKNAIKYPWSNGVVEGHVNRLKNKKREMYGRAGFELLRRKVVFSNSG from the coding sequence ATGATTGACTACACTAGCCAAACCAAATATAGTAACTTTTCTATTAACAAACACTCACTTCAAGCTATTTTTGGAATACCAGGTGTTGTATTTTATGATTCCGTTATAAGAGATAATTTGATTTTCCTTTCTGCTCGTCTTAAAGCCAAGACAGCAAAATGTACTTGTTGCGGTAAAAGGAGTAAAAGCGTTCACTCATCCTATACGCGCAAATTAACCGATCTTTCAGTAACCGGCAGGGCTGTGAAAATTATACTGAAAGTCAGAAAGTTTAGATGCCGTAGCAGTAGTTGCACTCAAACAATTTTCTCTGAACAACATCTGCCATTAACACAAAGATACTCACGACTGACAGAACGCACAACTCACTATTTGCAAAGACTGTTAGTTGAGGTCTCTTCTTGTAAAGGTGAGTATATAAGCAGTCTCTTCTCAATAAAACAGAGCAGTTCTACCTGTCTTAGAATCGTTAAGTCTATTGAAATGCCCGATTATCAGGAACTAACTACGATAGGAATAGATGACTGGGCATACAGAAAAGGCAAATCCTATGGTACTATTATTGTAAATGCGATTAATAACCGTCCTGTAGAATTGCTTAAGAGTAGAGACAAAGAAGAAGTTGCAGATTGGCTTAAAGAACATAATTCCATACAATATATCACCAGGGATCGATCAAGCAGTTACTCTAAAGCTATAAAATCAGGAGCTCCTAATGCTGCACAAATAGCTGACAGGTTTAATTTGGTGAAAAATCTGGGAGATCATATATCAGATGAGATACGAATGGGGTATAAAACTATTAAAAATGAATGGCTGGCTCATAGAAAGAGTCTTTATCAAAGCAAAGAAAATAACAGTTCTTCAAGTAGCGGAGGTCATGAAGATACACGCGATTCACAATATAACAAAAACAACAATAGTGTTAACCATAGAAAACAGGAGATGTTTATCAGGATTCATGAACTTAAAAAACATAACTACTCTCAAAGAGCAATTGCCAAGGCTTTAAACATTAACCGTAATACTGTAAGATATTATTTTGAAATGGAAGAGTTGTTGCCACGAGCAGCCATCTATTATAATAATTATGGAGATTTTATGGATCTGATAAAGGAGTGTTGTAATCAAGGATTTAATGTAAGAACTATATTTGTCTCTATAAAAAAACAGGGATTCAAAGGTAATCAAACATCTTTTTATCAGTGGTTCAACAGACACTTCCCGGAATATCAGACTAAGAAAAGATTACCAGTACCACTAGGTTCCTCCCCGATAGTATATGAGGCAACTAAATTTAGCGGAATGTCACCCAACAGACTTGCCATTCATTTAACAAACAGTGAATGGGGTGTTTCAAAGGAAACAGGCGAGTGCAGCAAATCTCACATACTGGCAGAAGAGATTATTAACTCCTCTATTCTATTAAAAAACATGAGAGAAGCATACAACACTTTTAGAGAGATTTTAAACAGTAAAGATGAGCTTAGGTTAGACCAATGGCTCGAGAAGTATAAATCGACTAAAATAAAGAGGATTAAAAGTTTTATAAATGGTATTAATCATGATTTGGAAGCAGTAAAAAACGCCATTAAATACCCTTGGAGTAATGGAGTTGTAGAGGGTCACGTAAACAGATTAAAAAACAAGAAAAGAGAGATGTATGGCAGGGCTGGATTTGAACTGTTAAGACGAAAGGTAGTGTTTTCCAACTCAGGATAA